One Nicotiana sylvestris chromosome 12, ASM39365v2, whole genome shotgun sequence genomic window carries:
- the LOC104230391 gene encoding putative B3 domain-containing protein REM15 isoform X2, producing MKVRPVKPHFFKPIQPGFKHALKIPKGFMKYLKGHELEHVVLRRAGKKWLVKVNDYQFKTGWGEFAEENVLQLGDMLVFRHEGNVEFEVIIFDSSQCDREYAEYLQEEEEAATRTFGEISKNFEFEDTNNYTSIPSGDRLYGSLPSTSCPLSHSRAIDDVIEIPSLNIKSSDEDSSHAEAATDKHAGHSHFICTIRPYCLTYGYLRLPQQFANSLSNKKCDLFIRDERQRSWNVKLSSDCKNRVSIGDGWREFIADNCLKVGERIMFEVVSDGKMESIWKFHVVTDAETPKQKFQDLRANASLQPEGKKPDLDANRYYARGLRIETSDMTAPKAQVHASTSANNANPHFISTIKPYSINKPRLYLPADFAKSNGLMNRRCEMILTDEKQRSWSVQLGLTGHHVAITRGWKKFVKANDVQVGDTFKFELINNGTIPIAYFHCLFATTRRFA from the exons ATGAAAGTTCGTCCAGTGAAACCTCACTTTTTCAAACCTATTCAGCCAGGTTTCAAGCACGCTCTG AAAATTCCTAAAGGTTTTATGAAGTATCTAAAGGGACATGAGCTTGAACATGTAGTACTGAGAAGGGCGGGTAAAAAGTGGCTGGTGAAGGTGAACGACTATCAATTCAAAACGGGTTGGGGAGAGTTTGCGGAGGAGAATGTTTTGCAGCTGGGAGATATGTTGGTGTTCAGACATGAAGGAAACGTGGAGTTTGAGGTTATCATCTTTGATTCAAGTCAATGTGACAGAGAATATGCGGAGTATttgcaagaagaagaagaagcagcaacacGTACTTTTGGAGAGATTTCCAAGAATTTTGAATTTGAAG ATACAAACAACTACACTTCAATCCCAAGTGGGGATCGACTATATGGATCCTTACCATCCACGTCGTGCCCTTTAAGCCATTCAAGAGCTATCGACGATGTAATAGAAATACCAAGCCTCAACATCAAGTCGTCAGACGAGGATTCTTCACATGCGGAAGCTGCTACTGACAAGCATGCTGGTCATTCTCATTTTATATGCACTATTAGACCATATTGCCTGACATATGGTTACTTG CGCCTTCCTCAACAATTTGCAAATAGTCTCTCCAACAAGAAATGCGATTTGTTTATAAGAGATGAAAGACAAAGGTCTTGGAATGTAAAGCTAAGTTCTGATTGCAAAAATCGAGTCTCTATTGGAGATGGCTGGCGTGAATTCATTGCTGATAATTGCTTAAAGGTTGGAGAACGTATAATGTTTGAGGTTGTTAGTGATGGAAAAATGGAGTCTATATGGAAATTTCATGTTGTTACTGACGCAGAAACTCCAAAGCAGAAGTTTCAAG ATTTGAGAGCAAATGCATCACTTCAGCCCGAAGGAAAGAAGCCTGATTTGGATGCTAATAGATATTACGCTCGAG GCCTCAGGATTGAGACGTCAGATATGACTGCTCCAAAAGCACAAGTACATGCTTCAACATCTGCTAATAATGCTAACCCTCATTTTATTTCTACTATTAAGCCTTATTCCATCAACAAACCTCGTCTG TATCTTCCAGCGGATTTTGCAAAATCAAATGGCTTGATGAATAGACGTTGTGAGATGATTCTCACAGATGAGAAACAGAGATCATGGTCGGTGCAGCTCGGACTAACAGGACATCACGTTGCGATTACCAGGGGATGGAAAAAATTCGTGAAAGCAAATGATGTCCAAGTAGGAGATACTTTTAAGTTTGAACTCATCAACAACGGAACAATACCTATAGCATACTTCCATT GTTTATTTGCAACTACTAGGAGATTTGCCTAA
- the LOC104230391 gene encoding putative B3 domain-containing protein REM15 isoform X1, translated as MKVRPVKPHFFKPIQPGFKHALKIPKGFMKYLKGHELEHVVLRRAGKKWLVKVNDYQFKTGWGEFAEENVLQLGDMLVFRHEGNVEFEVIIFDSSQCDREYAEYLQEEEEAATRTFGEISKNFEFEDTNNYTSIPSGDRLYGSLPSTSCPLSHSRAIDDVIEIPSLNIKSSDEDSSHAEAATDKHAGHSHFICTIRPYCLTYGYLRLPQQFANSLSNKKCDLFIRDERQRSWNVKLSSDCKNRVSIGDGWREFIADNCLKVGERIMFEVVSDGKMESIWKFHVVTDAETPKQKFQDLRANASLQPEGKKPDLDANRYYARGLRIETSDMTAPKAQVHASTSANNANPHFISTIKPYSINKPRLYLPADFAKSNGLMNRRCEMILTDEKQRSWSVQLGLTGHHVAITRGWKKFVKANDVQVGDTFKFELINNGTIPIAYFHCEYFVTSLCFCGLPLCYSCFCFSSLSLRLLEYRREWNHKQNFYGSDMKILCHASEELWIFGMSYITLLFTLNDSRKVLNSLDVLLDFF; from the exons ATGAAAGTTCGTCCAGTGAAACCTCACTTTTTCAAACCTATTCAGCCAGGTTTCAAGCACGCTCTG AAAATTCCTAAAGGTTTTATGAAGTATCTAAAGGGACATGAGCTTGAACATGTAGTACTGAGAAGGGCGGGTAAAAAGTGGCTGGTGAAGGTGAACGACTATCAATTCAAAACGGGTTGGGGAGAGTTTGCGGAGGAGAATGTTTTGCAGCTGGGAGATATGTTGGTGTTCAGACATGAAGGAAACGTGGAGTTTGAGGTTATCATCTTTGATTCAAGTCAATGTGACAGAGAATATGCGGAGTATttgcaagaagaagaagaagcagcaacacGTACTTTTGGAGAGATTTCCAAGAATTTTGAATTTGAAG ATACAAACAACTACACTTCAATCCCAAGTGGGGATCGACTATATGGATCCTTACCATCCACGTCGTGCCCTTTAAGCCATTCAAGAGCTATCGACGATGTAATAGAAATACCAAGCCTCAACATCAAGTCGTCAGACGAGGATTCTTCACATGCGGAAGCTGCTACTGACAAGCATGCTGGTCATTCTCATTTTATATGCACTATTAGACCATATTGCCTGACATATGGTTACTTG CGCCTTCCTCAACAATTTGCAAATAGTCTCTCCAACAAGAAATGCGATTTGTTTATAAGAGATGAAAGACAAAGGTCTTGGAATGTAAAGCTAAGTTCTGATTGCAAAAATCGAGTCTCTATTGGAGATGGCTGGCGTGAATTCATTGCTGATAATTGCTTAAAGGTTGGAGAACGTATAATGTTTGAGGTTGTTAGTGATGGAAAAATGGAGTCTATATGGAAATTTCATGTTGTTACTGACGCAGAAACTCCAAAGCAGAAGTTTCAAG ATTTGAGAGCAAATGCATCACTTCAGCCCGAAGGAAAGAAGCCTGATTTGGATGCTAATAGATATTACGCTCGAG GCCTCAGGATTGAGACGTCAGATATGACTGCTCCAAAAGCACAAGTACATGCTTCAACATCTGCTAATAATGCTAACCCTCATTTTATTTCTACTATTAAGCCTTATTCCATCAACAAACCTCGTCTG TATCTTCCAGCGGATTTTGCAAAATCAAATGGCTTGATGAATAGACGTTGTGAGATGATTCTCACAGATGAGAAACAGAGATCATGGTCGGTGCAGCTCGGACTAACAGGACATCACGTTGCGATTACCAGGGGATGGAAAAAATTCGTGAAAGCAAATGATGTCCAAGTAGGAGATACTTTTAAGTTTGAACTCATCAACAACGGAACAATACCTATAGCATACTTCCATTGTGAGTATTTCGTTACTTCCCTCTGTTTTTGTGGTCTTCCTCTGTGTTATtcatgtttttgtttttcttctttgtcCCTCAGGCTTTTAGAATATAGGAGAGAGTGGAATCATAAACAAAATTTTTATGGTAGTGATATGAAAATATTATGCCACGCTTCGGAAGAGTTATGGATTTTTGGAATGAGTTATATAACTTTACTTTTTACATTAAACGACTCTCGAAAGGTTTTAAATAGTCTGGATGTATTGCTTGACTTTTTTTGA
- the LOC104230391 gene encoding putative B3 domain-containing protein REM15 isoform X5 produces MKVRPVKPHFFKPIQPGFKHALKIPKGFMKYLKGHELEHVVLRRAGKKWLVKVNDYQFKTGWGEFAEENVLQLGDMLVFRHEGNVEFEVIIFDSSQCDREYAEYLQEEEEAATRTFGEISKNFEFEDTNNYTSIPSGDRLYGSLPSTSCPLSHSRAIDDVIEIPSLNIKSSDEDSSHAEAATDKHAGHSHFICTIRPYCLTYGYLRLPQQFANSLSNKKCDLFIRDERQRSWNVKLSSDCKNRVSIGDGWREFIADNCLKVGERIMFEVVSDGKMESIWKFHVVTDAETPKQKFQDLRANASLQPEGKKPDLDANRYYARGLRIETSDMTAPKAQVHASTSANNANPHFISTIKPYSINKPRLYLPADFAKSNGLMNRRCEMILTDEKQRSWSVQLGLTGHHVAITRGWKKFVKANDVQVGDTFKFELINNGTIPIAYFHCF; encoded by the exons ATGAAAGTTCGTCCAGTGAAACCTCACTTTTTCAAACCTATTCAGCCAGGTTTCAAGCACGCTCTG AAAATTCCTAAAGGTTTTATGAAGTATCTAAAGGGACATGAGCTTGAACATGTAGTACTGAGAAGGGCGGGTAAAAAGTGGCTGGTGAAGGTGAACGACTATCAATTCAAAACGGGTTGGGGAGAGTTTGCGGAGGAGAATGTTTTGCAGCTGGGAGATATGTTGGTGTTCAGACATGAAGGAAACGTGGAGTTTGAGGTTATCATCTTTGATTCAAGTCAATGTGACAGAGAATATGCGGAGTATttgcaagaagaagaagaagcagcaacacGTACTTTTGGAGAGATTTCCAAGAATTTTGAATTTGAAG ATACAAACAACTACACTTCAATCCCAAGTGGGGATCGACTATATGGATCCTTACCATCCACGTCGTGCCCTTTAAGCCATTCAAGAGCTATCGACGATGTAATAGAAATACCAAGCCTCAACATCAAGTCGTCAGACGAGGATTCTTCACATGCGGAAGCTGCTACTGACAAGCATGCTGGTCATTCTCATTTTATATGCACTATTAGACCATATTGCCTGACATATGGTTACTTG CGCCTTCCTCAACAATTTGCAAATAGTCTCTCCAACAAGAAATGCGATTTGTTTATAAGAGATGAAAGACAAAGGTCTTGGAATGTAAAGCTAAGTTCTGATTGCAAAAATCGAGTCTCTATTGGAGATGGCTGGCGTGAATTCATTGCTGATAATTGCTTAAAGGTTGGAGAACGTATAATGTTTGAGGTTGTTAGTGATGGAAAAATGGAGTCTATATGGAAATTTCATGTTGTTACTGACGCAGAAACTCCAAAGCAGAAGTTTCAAG ATTTGAGAGCAAATGCATCACTTCAGCCCGAAGGAAAGAAGCCTGATTTGGATGCTAATAGATATTACGCTCGAG GCCTCAGGATTGAGACGTCAGATATGACTGCTCCAAAAGCACAAGTACATGCTTCAACATCTGCTAATAATGCTAACCCTCATTTTATTTCTACTATTAAGCCTTATTCCATCAACAAACCTCGTCTG TATCTTCCAGCGGATTTTGCAAAATCAAATGGCTTGATGAATAGACGTTGTGAGATGATTCTCACAGATGAGAAACAGAGATCATGGTCGGTGCAGCTCGGACTAACAGGACATCACGTTGCGATTACCAGGGGATGGAAAAAATTCGTGAAAGCAAATGATGTCCAAGTAGGAGATACTTTTAAGTTTGAACTCATCAACAACGGAACAATACCTATAGCATACTTCCATT GCTTTTAG
- the LOC104230391 gene encoding putative B3 domain-containing protein REM15 isoform X3 — MKVRPVKPHFFKPIQPGFKHALKIPKGFMKYLKGHELEHVVLRRAGKKWLVKVNDYQFKTGWGEFAEENVLQLGDMLVFRHEGNVEFEVIIFDSSQCDREYAEYLQEEEEAATRTFGEISKNFEFEDTNNYTSIPSGDRLYGSLPSTSCPLSHSRAIDDVIEIPSLNIKSSDEDSSHAEAATDKHAGHSHFICTIRPYCLTYGYLRLPQQFANSLSNKKCDLFIRDERQRSWNVKLSSDCKNRVSIGDGWREFIADNCLKVGERIMFEVVSDGKMESIWKFHVVTDAETPKQKFQDLRANASLQPEGKKPDLDANRYYARGLRIETSDMTAPKAQVHASTSANNANPHFISTIKPYSINKPRLYLPADFAKSNGLMNRRCEMILTDEKQRSWSVQLGLTGHHVAITRGWKKFVKANDVQVGDTFKFELINNGTIPIAYFHCKYSG, encoded by the exons ATGAAAGTTCGTCCAGTGAAACCTCACTTTTTCAAACCTATTCAGCCAGGTTTCAAGCACGCTCTG AAAATTCCTAAAGGTTTTATGAAGTATCTAAAGGGACATGAGCTTGAACATGTAGTACTGAGAAGGGCGGGTAAAAAGTGGCTGGTGAAGGTGAACGACTATCAATTCAAAACGGGTTGGGGAGAGTTTGCGGAGGAGAATGTTTTGCAGCTGGGAGATATGTTGGTGTTCAGACATGAAGGAAACGTGGAGTTTGAGGTTATCATCTTTGATTCAAGTCAATGTGACAGAGAATATGCGGAGTATttgcaagaagaagaagaagcagcaacacGTACTTTTGGAGAGATTTCCAAGAATTTTGAATTTGAAG ATACAAACAACTACACTTCAATCCCAAGTGGGGATCGACTATATGGATCCTTACCATCCACGTCGTGCCCTTTAAGCCATTCAAGAGCTATCGACGATGTAATAGAAATACCAAGCCTCAACATCAAGTCGTCAGACGAGGATTCTTCACATGCGGAAGCTGCTACTGACAAGCATGCTGGTCATTCTCATTTTATATGCACTATTAGACCATATTGCCTGACATATGGTTACTTG CGCCTTCCTCAACAATTTGCAAATAGTCTCTCCAACAAGAAATGCGATTTGTTTATAAGAGATGAAAGACAAAGGTCTTGGAATGTAAAGCTAAGTTCTGATTGCAAAAATCGAGTCTCTATTGGAGATGGCTGGCGTGAATTCATTGCTGATAATTGCTTAAAGGTTGGAGAACGTATAATGTTTGAGGTTGTTAGTGATGGAAAAATGGAGTCTATATGGAAATTTCATGTTGTTACTGACGCAGAAACTCCAAAGCAGAAGTTTCAAG ATTTGAGAGCAAATGCATCACTTCAGCCCGAAGGAAAGAAGCCTGATTTGGATGCTAATAGATATTACGCTCGAG GCCTCAGGATTGAGACGTCAGATATGACTGCTCCAAAAGCACAAGTACATGCTTCAACATCTGCTAATAATGCTAACCCTCATTTTATTTCTACTATTAAGCCTTATTCCATCAACAAACCTCGTCTG TATCTTCCAGCGGATTTTGCAAAATCAAATGGCTTGATGAATAGACGTTGTGAGATGATTCTCACAGATGAGAAACAGAGATCATGGTCGGTGCAGCTCGGACTAACAGGACATCACGTTGCGATTACCAGGGGATGGAAAAAATTCGTGAAAGCAAATGATGTCCAAGTAGGAGATACTTTTAAGTTTGAACTCATCAACAACGGAACAATACCTATAGCATACTTCCATT GTAAATATTCTGGATAG
- the LOC104230391 gene encoding putative B3 domain-containing protein REM15 isoform X6, translating to MKVRPVKPHFFKPIQPGFKHALKIPKGFMKYLKGHELEHVVLRRAGKKWLVKVNDYQFKTGWGEFAEENVLQLGDMLVFRHEGNVEFEVIIFDSSQCDREYAEYLQEEEEAATRTFGEISKNFEFEDTNNYTSIPSGDRLYGSLPSTSCPLSHSRAIDDVIEIPSLNIKSSDEDSSHAEAATDKHAGHSHFICTIRPYCLTYGYLRLPQQFANSLSNKKCDLFIRDERQRSWNVKLSSDCKNRVSIGDGWREFIADNCLKVGERIMFEVVSDGKMESIWKFHVVTDAETPKQKFQDLRANASLQPEGKKPDLDANRYYARGLRIETSDMTAPKAQVHASTSANNANPHFISTIKPYSINKPRLYLPADFAKSNGLMNRRCEMILTDEKQRSWSVQLGLTGHHVAITRGWKKFVKANDVQVGDTFKFELINNGTIPIAYFH from the exons ATGAAAGTTCGTCCAGTGAAACCTCACTTTTTCAAACCTATTCAGCCAGGTTTCAAGCACGCTCTG AAAATTCCTAAAGGTTTTATGAAGTATCTAAAGGGACATGAGCTTGAACATGTAGTACTGAGAAGGGCGGGTAAAAAGTGGCTGGTGAAGGTGAACGACTATCAATTCAAAACGGGTTGGGGAGAGTTTGCGGAGGAGAATGTTTTGCAGCTGGGAGATATGTTGGTGTTCAGACATGAAGGAAACGTGGAGTTTGAGGTTATCATCTTTGATTCAAGTCAATGTGACAGAGAATATGCGGAGTATttgcaagaagaagaagaagcagcaacacGTACTTTTGGAGAGATTTCCAAGAATTTTGAATTTGAAG ATACAAACAACTACACTTCAATCCCAAGTGGGGATCGACTATATGGATCCTTACCATCCACGTCGTGCCCTTTAAGCCATTCAAGAGCTATCGACGATGTAATAGAAATACCAAGCCTCAACATCAAGTCGTCAGACGAGGATTCTTCACATGCGGAAGCTGCTACTGACAAGCATGCTGGTCATTCTCATTTTATATGCACTATTAGACCATATTGCCTGACATATGGTTACTTG CGCCTTCCTCAACAATTTGCAAATAGTCTCTCCAACAAGAAATGCGATTTGTTTATAAGAGATGAAAGACAAAGGTCTTGGAATGTAAAGCTAAGTTCTGATTGCAAAAATCGAGTCTCTATTGGAGATGGCTGGCGTGAATTCATTGCTGATAATTGCTTAAAGGTTGGAGAACGTATAATGTTTGAGGTTGTTAGTGATGGAAAAATGGAGTCTATATGGAAATTTCATGTTGTTACTGACGCAGAAACTCCAAAGCAGAAGTTTCAAG ATTTGAGAGCAAATGCATCACTTCAGCCCGAAGGAAAGAAGCCTGATTTGGATGCTAATAGATATTACGCTCGAG GCCTCAGGATTGAGACGTCAGATATGACTGCTCCAAAAGCACAAGTACATGCTTCAACATCTGCTAATAATGCTAACCCTCATTTTATTTCTACTATTAAGCCTTATTCCATCAACAAACCTCGTCTG TATCTTCCAGCGGATTTTGCAAAATCAAATGGCTTGATGAATAGACGTTGTGAGATGATTCTCACAGATGAGAAACAGAGATCATGGTCGGTGCAGCTCGGACTAACAGGACATCACGTTGCGATTACCAGGGGATGGAAAAAATTCGTGAAAGCAAATGATGTCCAAGTAGGAGATACTTTTAAGTTTGAACTCATCAACAACGGAACAATACCTATAGCATACTTCCATT AA
- the LOC104230391 gene encoding putative B3 domain-containing protein REM15 isoform X4: protein MKVRPVKPHFFKPIQPGFKHALKIPKGFMKYLKGHELEHVVLRRAGKKWLVKVNDYQFKTGWGEFAEENVLQLGDMLVFRHEGNVEFEVIIFDSSQCDREYAEYLQEEEEAATRTFGEISKNFEFEDTNNYTSIPSGDRLYGSLPSTSCPLSHSRAIDDVIEIPSLNIKSSDEDSSHAEAATDKHAGHSHFICTIRPYCLTYGYLRLPQQFANSLSNKKCDLFIRDERQRSWNVKLSSDCKNRVSIGDGWREFIADNCLKVGERIMFEVVSDGKMESIWKFHVVTDAETPKQKFQDLRANASLQPEGKKPDLDANRYYARGLRIETSDMTAPKAQVHASTSANNANPHFISTIKPYSINKPRLYLPADFAKSNGLMNRRCEMILTDEKQRSWSVQLGLTGHHVAITRGWKKFVKANDVQVGDTFKFELINNGTIPIAYFHCKQ, encoded by the exons ATGAAAGTTCGTCCAGTGAAACCTCACTTTTTCAAACCTATTCAGCCAGGTTTCAAGCACGCTCTG AAAATTCCTAAAGGTTTTATGAAGTATCTAAAGGGACATGAGCTTGAACATGTAGTACTGAGAAGGGCGGGTAAAAAGTGGCTGGTGAAGGTGAACGACTATCAATTCAAAACGGGTTGGGGAGAGTTTGCGGAGGAGAATGTTTTGCAGCTGGGAGATATGTTGGTGTTCAGACATGAAGGAAACGTGGAGTTTGAGGTTATCATCTTTGATTCAAGTCAATGTGACAGAGAATATGCGGAGTATttgcaagaagaagaagaagcagcaacacGTACTTTTGGAGAGATTTCCAAGAATTTTGAATTTGAAG ATACAAACAACTACACTTCAATCCCAAGTGGGGATCGACTATATGGATCCTTACCATCCACGTCGTGCCCTTTAAGCCATTCAAGAGCTATCGACGATGTAATAGAAATACCAAGCCTCAACATCAAGTCGTCAGACGAGGATTCTTCACATGCGGAAGCTGCTACTGACAAGCATGCTGGTCATTCTCATTTTATATGCACTATTAGACCATATTGCCTGACATATGGTTACTTG CGCCTTCCTCAACAATTTGCAAATAGTCTCTCCAACAAGAAATGCGATTTGTTTATAAGAGATGAAAGACAAAGGTCTTGGAATGTAAAGCTAAGTTCTGATTGCAAAAATCGAGTCTCTATTGGAGATGGCTGGCGTGAATTCATTGCTGATAATTGCTTAAAGGTTGGAGAACGTATAATGTTTGAGGTTGTTAGTGATGGAAAAATGGAGTCTATATGGAAATTTCATGTTGTTACTGACGCAGAAACTCCAAAGCAGAAGTTTCAAG ATTTGAGAGCAAATGCATCACTTCAGCCCGAAGGAAAGAAGCCTGATTTGGATGCTAATAGATATTACGCTCGAG GCCTCAGGATTGAGACGTCAGATATGACTGCTCCAAAAGCACAAGTACATGCTTCAACATCTGCTAATAATGCTAACCCTCATTTTATTTCTACTATTAAGCCTTATTCCATCAACAAACCTCGTCTG TATCTTCCAGCGGATTTTGCAAAATCAAATGGCTTGATGAATAGACGTTGTGAGATGATTCTCACAGATGAGAAACAGAGATCATGGTCGGTGCAGCTCGGACTAACAGGACATCACGTTGCGATTACCAGGGGATGGAAAAAATTCGTGAAAGCAAATGATGTCCAAGTAGGAGATACTTTTAAGTTTGAACTCATCAACAACGGAACAATACCTATAGCATACTTCCATT GTAAGCAATAG